One genomic window of Luteitalea pratensis includes the following:
- the treZ gene encoding malto-oligosyltrehalose trehalohydrolase, protein MRGRWTPAFGPRLDESGVRLRVCAPGATTVRVHFDGVPSVEMARVAPDVFETRMVGARPGDRYRLQRDDNEPWPDPCSRWQPDGVHGPSMLIDPDAFAWTDANWRGVARHRLVIYELHVGTFTPEGTFAAAAERLADLVDLGITAVELMPVAAFPGARNWGYDGAALFAPSERYGHPDDLRTLIDRAHALGLAVLLDVVYNHLGPDGAYVAAWMPTIFSDRRASPWGRGINLDGPGCAHVRRLICDNALHWLIEYHLDGLRIDATHALADDSPEHILAQMARELAAHVGHRHVHLIAEDDRNLDTLLHPLEQGGYGMTGVWADDFHHAVRRHLAGDHEAWFADFRGSTDEIAAAARDGWVFTGQHASHYDGPRGTSPAGVPVEASVICLQNHDQVGNRAHGDRLHHQVGEAAWLAATTLLLMAPETPLLFMGQEWAASSPFLFFTDHEARLGELVVEGRRREFVRFSTFNDPEARQRIPSPQAEWTWRSSVLDWEERTEPRHAHVLAETRALLAVRRAHLSAQPRERSRIRCEPAGPHGVWLEQPSDRGGRLLTFIDFSGTAVRTIAGVTRPGMPLQVLHATTPRPDRRVVLGVHAADTSLVIEAGREPFGIVLHLPEARDED, encoded by the coding sequence ATGCGTGGACGCTGGACGCCGGCCTTCGGCCCACGCCTGGACGAGTCCGGCGTGCGGTTGCGGGTCTGCGCGCCAGGCGCGACGACGGTGCGCGTGCACTTCGACGGGGTGCCTTCGGTCGAGATGGCGCGAGTCGCGCCGGACGTGTTTGAAACCCGCATGGTCGGCGCGCGCCCCGGTGACCGGTACCGACTGCAACGCGACGACAACGAGCCGTGGCCGGACCCCTGCAGCCGGTGGCAGCCCGATGGCGTGCACGGACCGTCGATGCTGATCGATCCCGACGCGTTTGCCTGGACGGACGCGAACTGGCGCGGCGTCGCCCGGCATCGGCTCGTGATCTACGAACTGCACGTCGGCACGTTCACGCCGGAGGGCACCTTCGCGGCGGCCGCCGAACGTCTGGCCGACCTCGTCGATCTCGGCATCACCGCCGTCGAACTGATGCCGGTCGCCGCCTTTCCGGGCGCGCGCAACTGGGGCTACGACGGCGCCGCCCTCTTCGCGCCCTCGGAACGGTACGGCCACCCGGACGACTTGCGCACGCTGATCGATCGCGCGCACGCCCTCGGACTCGCGGTGCTGCTCGACGTCGTCTACAACCACCTGGGCCCCGACGGGGCGTATGTCGCGGCGTGGATGCCGACGATCTTCAGCGACCGTCGCGCATCCCCGTGGGGACGCGGCATCAATCTCGACGGCCCCGGCTGCGCGCACGTGCGGCGACTGATTTGCGACAACGCCCTGCACTGGCTGATCGAGTACCACCTGGACGGGTTGCGGATCGACGCCACTCACGCCCTCGCTGATGACAGCCCCGAGCACATCCTGGCGCAAATGGCCCGCGAACTCGCCGCGCACGTGGGGCATCGCCATGTGCACCTGATCGCGGAGGACGATCGCAACCTCGACACGCTCCTGCACCCGCTCGAGCAGGGCGGGTACGGCATGACAGGCGTGTGGGCCGACGACTTCCATCACGCCGTCCGGCGGCATCTTGCCGGCGACCACGAAGCGTGGTTTGCCGACTTCCGCGGCAGCACCGACGAGATCGCGGCCGCCGCGCGTGACGGCTGGGTGTTCACCGGCCAGCACGCGTCGCATTACGACGGCCCGCGCGGCACGTCTCCGGCCGGCGTGCCCGTCGAGGCCTCGGTGATCTGCCTGCAGAACCACGATCAGGTCGGCAACCGCGCCCACGGCGACCGCCTGCACCACCAGGTCGGCGAGGCCGCATGGCTCGCAGCGACGACCCTGCTGCTGATGGCGCCGGAGACACCGCTGCTGTTCATGGGCCAGGAGTGGGCTGCCTCGTCGCCGTTCCTCTTCTTCACCGACCACGAGGCGAGGCTCGGTGAACTGGTCGTCGAAGGCCGGCGGCGCGAGTTCGTCCGCTTCTCGACGTTCAACGATCCCGAGGCGCGTCAGCGGATCCCGAGCCCGCAGGCGGAATGGACCTGGCGCAGCAGCGTGCTCGACTGGGAGGAGCGCACCGAACCGCGCCACGCCCACGTGCTCGCGGAAACGCGCGCACTGCTGGCGGTGCGGCGCGCGCACCTCTCGGCACAGCCGCGCGAGCGATCGCGCATCCGATGCGAGCCTGCCGGGCCGCACGGCGTCTGGCTCGAGCAGCCTTCGGACCGCGGCGGCCGGCTGCTGACGTTCATCGACTTCTCGGGGACAGCAGTGCGCACGATTGCCGGAGTCACACGGCCAGGCATGCCGTTGCAGGTGCTGCATGCGACAACGCCGAGACCAGATCGCCGCGTGGTCCTGGGGGTGCACGCCGCGGACACGTCCCTCGTGATCGAGGCTGGCCGCGAGCCTTTCGGCATCGTGCTGCACCTGCCCGAGGCGCGCGATGAGGATTGA
- the treY gene encoding malto-oligosyltrehalose synthase, producing the protein MRIDPPAWTPTSTYRLQLGPDLRLADVEAITPYLASLGVEALYLSPMLKARPGSTHGYDIVDHAALNPDLGTEEDLARMSRGAATHGLRLLADIVPNHMGVDPRANPWWREVLENGPCSPYAEYFDIDWDPITPHLRQKVLWPILGDQYGAALDRGELQLEYEDGRLGLCYFDHRLPINPRQTPLVFRHAVPTLVGELGDAHAAVIEFQSILEGLHNLPPYTDTHPERIAVRQREKEVLRGRLLRLVEETPFVLEAIVQAVTHVNGQQGQLSSYDELHGLLEAQPYRLASWRTAVDEINYRRFFDINDLAGVRVEQETVFDATHKLIGRWLREGQVHALRLDHPDGLFDPEAYFRRLQQLARDETGQDAPLYVVAEKILSGRERLRDDWQVHGTTGYNFLNEINGLFLDPTGVRRLRRLHARTTGVREPLADIVYDAKTLIMNTAMSSELGVLADALARIARADRHTRDFTLNSLRELIAEYVACIPVYRTYVSPRGWTHEDEAIIDRTIAEAERRNPAMERSLFRFLRQVLLPSPPDDTHAAQGPLSMYERRLAFAMKLQQYTGPVQAKGVEDTTFYRYNVLVSMNEVGADPGAGVHSVDDVHAANAARQRDWPAEMTTLSTHDTKLGEDVRARIHALSELADEWQEALGRVLRVSASARTLLRGAWAPDRHDECRFLQVLLGCWPPGLSFDAPAPADLIARLQAYMLKAIREAKRHTSWIAQNEAYEAATASYVDEVLGGSIAPRVFGVLRPLAAQLATRGVCNSLAQTVLKLTSPGVPDTYQGSEGWKFDLVDPDNRRPAPFEALATRLRDLDAERECDRFGPSNVSRWLDAWPDGRLKLHVVSTLLRARRARPELWLRGDYRPLHVELAVSASAMAFARRHDGDGWALVVAGLRTARLPGAWPVGPAWATSRVLLPDDTPGTAWRDLLTGAQLTSTRTAAEQWMFLAQVLQAAPVAVLVPDIG; encoded by the coding sequence ATGAGGATTGACCCGCCGGCGTGGACGCCGACGAGTACGTACCGCTTGCAGCTCGGGCCGGACCTGCGCCTGGCGGACGTGGAAGCGATCACCCCGTACCTCGCAAGTCTGGGCGTGGAGGCGTTGTACCTGTCGCCGATGCTCAAGGCACGCCCCGGCAGCACGCACGGCTACGACATCGTCGACCATGCCGCGCTCAATCCGGACCTCGGCACGGAGGAGGATCTCGCTCGCATGTCGCGCGGCGCGGCGACGCACGGGCTGCGGCTGCTCGCCGACATCGTGCCCAATCACATGGGCGTCGACCCCCGTGCCAACCCCTGGTGGCGCGAGGTGCTCGAGAACGGTCCGTGTTCACCGTACGCGGAGTACTTCGACATCGACTGGGACCCGATCACGCCACACCTGCGGCAGAAGGTCCTGTGGCCGATCCTCGGCGACCAGTACGGCGCGGCGCTCGATCGGGGCGAACTGCAGCTGGAGTACGAGGATGGTCGGCTGGGCCTGTGCTACTTCGATCATCGGCTGCCGATCAACCCGCGACAGACGCCGCTCGTCTTCCGGCACGCGGTGCCGACGCTCGTCGGTGAACTCGGCGATGCGCATGCGGCGGTCATCGAGTTCCAGAGCATCCTCGAGGGCCTGCACAACCTGCCGCCGTACACCGACACCCATCCCGAGCGGATCGCGGTTCGGCAACGCGAGAAGGAGGTGCTTCGCGGCCGCCTGTTGCGCCTGGTGGAGGAGACGCCGTTCGTGCTCGAGGCCATCGTGCAGGCCGTGACGCACGTCAACGGCCAGCAGGGGCAGCTGTCGTCGTACGACGAACTGCACGGGCTGCTGGAGGCGCAACCGTACCGGCTCGCGTCGTGGCGCACCGCCGTCGACGAGATCAATTACCGGCGCTTCTTCGACATCAACGACCTCGCCGGCGTGCGCGTGGAGCAGGAAACCGTGTTCGACGCGACGCACAAGCTGATCGGCCGCTGGCTGCGCGAGGGGCAGGTGCATGCGCTGCGGCTCGACCATCCCGACGGGCTGTTCGATCCGGAGGCCTACTTCCGGCGGCTGCAACAGCTCGCGCGCGACGAGACCGGGCAGGACGCACCGCTGTACGTGGTGGCGGAGAAGATTCTCTCGGGCCGCGAACGCCTGCGTGACGACTGGCAGGTGCATGGCACGACCGGCTACAACTTCCTCAACGAGATCAACGGGCTCTTCCTCGACCCGACCGGCGTGAGGCGGCTGCGACGGCTGCACGCGCGGACGACAGGCGTGCGGGAACCGCTTGCCGACATCGTCTACGACGCCAAGACACTGATCATGAACACGGCGATGTCGAGCGAGCTGGGCGTGCTCGCCGATGCCCTGGCGCGCATCGCGCGCGCCGATCGCCACACCAGAGACTTCACGCTCAACAGCCTCCGCGAGCTGATCGCCGAGTACGTGGCGTGCATCCCCGTGTATCGCACGTACGTGAGCCCGCGAGGCTGGACGCACGAGGACGAGGCCATCATCGACCGGACGATCGCCGAGGCGGAGCGGCGCAATCCGGCGATGGAACGGTCCCTCTTCCGCTTCCTCAGGCAGGTGCTGCTGCCCTCGCCGCCCGACGACACGCACGCGGCCCAGGGGCCGCTGTCGATGTACGAGCGCCGGCTGGCCTTTGCGATGAAGTTGCAGCAGTACACCGGCCCGGTGCAGGCCAAGGGCGTCGAGGACACGACGTTCTATCGCTACAACGTGCTGGTGTCGATGAACGAGGTCGGCGCCGACCCTGGTGCGGGCGTCCACTCGGTGGACGACGTGCACGCGGCCAACGCCGCACGGCAGCGCGACTGGCCGGCGGAGATGACCACGCTGTCGACGCACGACACCAAGCTCGGAGAGGACGTGCGCGCTCGCATCCATGCGCTCTCGGAACTGGCCGACGAGTGGCAGGAGGCGCTCGGACGCGTGCTCCGGGTTTCGGCGTCCGCACGGACGCTGCTGCGCGGAGCCTGGGCCCCCGATCGCCACGACGAGTGCCGCTTCCTGCAGGTGTTGCTCGGATGCTGGCCCCCCGGGCTTTCCTTCGACGCCCCGGCGCCGGCCGACCTGATCGCGCGGCTGCAGGCGTACATGCTGAAGGCGATTCGCGAGGCCAAGCGGCATACGAGCTGGATCGCACAGAACGAGGCCTATGAAGCGGCCACCGCGTCGTACGTGGACGAGGTGCTCGGCGGATCCATCGCCCCGCGGGTGTTCGGCGTCCTCCGGCCACTGGCGGCGCAGCTGGCTACGCGTGGCGTCTGCAACTCGCTGGCGCAGACGGTGCTGAAGCTGACCTCGCCGGGCGTCCCGGACACCTACCAGGGCTCCGAGGGCTGGAAGTTCGATCTCGTCGACCCCGACAACCGCCGGCCGGCGCCGTTCGAGGCGCTGGCGACGCGCTTGCGGGACCTTGACGCGGAGCGGGAATGCGACCGGTTCGGCCCGAGCAACGTCTCGCGCTGGCTGGACGCGTGGCCCGACGGGCGACTGAAATTGCATGTGGTGTCGACCCTGCTGCGGGCCCGGCGGGCCCGCCCGGAACTGTGGCTGCGCGGCGACTACCGGCCGCTGCATGTCGAACTGGCGGTAAGTGCGTCGGCCATGGCCTTTGCGAGGAGGCACGACGGTGATGGGTGGGCGCTCGTGGTTGCGGGCTTGCGCACGGCGCGCTTGCCGGGCGCCTGGCCTGTCGGGCCGGCCTGGGCGACGTCGCGCGTGCTCCTGCCGGACGACACTCCGGGAACTGCGTGGCGGGACCTGCTGACGGGTGCGCAGCTGACGTCGACCCGGACCGCCGCCGAGCAGTGGATGTTCCTCGCCCAGGTGCTCCAGGCAGCCCCTGTGGCAGTGCTCGTCCCCGACATCGGGTGA
- a CDS encoding TIGR01777 family oxidoreductase encodes MRIAITGASGLVGSALVPFLQGTGHDVIRLVRGTPRSPDEHRWSPDSGIVDASTMGPVDAVIHLAGESVAGGRWTPAMKARIRDSRIGPTRALARSLADAPVPPRVLISASAMGIYGDRGDEVLTESSPRGGGFLADVCEAWEAAAEPARAAGIRVVHPRFGIILDARGGALGKMTLPFRLGLGGRLGPGTQHWSWVSIADVLGALLFAAAHDQVRGPINVTAPHSVTNAEFTQSLGRVLHRPAVMPVPAVVLRAVIGEMAQAELLSSKRVLPAALQRADFEFRYPRLEDALRYTLGRRAAMQAG; translated from the coding sequence ATGCGTATTGCGATCACAGGCGCCAGCGGGCTCGTTGGTTCGGCTCTCGTCCCGTTCCTGCAGGGAACGGGGCACGACGTGATCCGCCTCGTGCGCGGCACGCCGCGCAGCCCCGATGAGCACCGCTGGAGCCCCGACTCGGGCATCGTCGACGCCTCGACGATGGGGCCGGTGGACGCGGTCATCCATCTCGCGGGCGAAAGCGTGGCTGGTGGCCGCTGGACACCGGCGATGAAAGCGCGGATCCGCGACAGCCGCATCGGCCCGACGCGTGCCCTTGCGCGATCGCTCGCCGACGCGCCCGTCCCGCCGCGCGTCCTCATCAGCGCATCGGCGATGGGCATCTACGGCGACCGCGGGGACGAAGTGCTGACCGAGTCGAGTCCCAGGGGCGGCGGCTTCCTCGCCGACGTGTGCGAGGCCTGGGAAGCCGCCGCCGAGCCTGCCCGCGCCGCGGGCATCCGTGTCGTCCATCCCCGGTTCGGCATCATCCTCGACGCTCGCGGCGGCGCCCTCGGCAAGATGACGCTGCCCTTCAGGCTGGGGCTCGGTGGCCGGCTCGGCCCGGGCACGCAGCACTGGAGCTGGGTCAGCATCGCGGACGTGCTCGGGGCACTGCTGTTCGCCGCTGCACACGACCAGGTCCGCGGCCCGATCAACGTCACCGCGCCGCACTCGGTCACCAACGCGGAATTCACGCAGAGCCTCGGGCGGGTCCTGCATCGCCCGGCCGTGATGCCGGTGCCGGCGGTCGTGCTGAGGGCCGTCATCGGCGAGATGGCGCAGGCCGAACTGCTCAGCAGCAAGCGGGTGTTGCCTGCCGCACTCCAGCGCGCCGACTTCGAGTTCCGCTACCCACGCCTCGAGGACGCGTTGCGCTACACGCTGGGCCGGCGGGCCGCAATGCAGGCCGGCTGA
- the treS gene encoding maltose alpha-D-glucosyltransferase, translated as MEEFSRPTQPDWYKDAVIYQVHVRTFFDGNDDGIGDFVGLVRKLDYLQALGINTIWILPFYPSPLRDDGYDIAHYQGVHPAYGTLRDVRRFLREAHARGLRVITELVMNHTSDQHPWFQAARHAPPGSPARDFYVWSDTNRKYEDTRVIFTDTETSNWTWDPAAGAFYWHRFFHHQPDLNFENPRVIRAMLRAMRFWLDLGVDAFRLDAIPYLIEREGTSCESLPETHAIIRQVRKFMDAEYPGRVLLAEANQWPSDVSAYFGSGDECHMAFHFPLMPRLYMGIEREDREPIVEILRQTPDIPASCQWALFLRNHDELTLEMVTPEEREYMYGAFAEDPRMRINVGIRRRLAPLLDGDRRRVELLTVLLLSLPGTPVVYYGDEIGMGDNIYLSDRHGVRTPMQWTGDRNGGFSRADPQRLCAPPVMDPVFGFQAVNVEAQERSPASLLNWTRRMIAMRQAHPTFGRGAIEFVETGNRKVLAFLRTHQDDTVLVVANLSAHVQAAQVQTRHDRVHVEMLGSTRMPPLERGGLGLTLAPYGWYWLHVLDANDPRVQGEAVADQRRHAMPDLLVSERWDTLFDGPGRAILERRYLRPYLERQSWYRAPGASVRSVRIASHALARGGADPIVLAAVDVESDVDTYRYGLVLTFTSGLRGEEILERHPDRVLARIAGARRGTLHEVIEADAARVLMRMLTDGTRLAGRDGIFDAASQGPAVLADHEPYTLMPTTLGQTVITCGAAAELKIRRRLLPGRSHEQLLLGALAHNLDVELPMAYANLDLLTPDNRRWPFVLLRSQVPFTDDGWDRSRQLAQRWIAEPRTMADRPDPFAWLREGRDAPRLDSEPLHEVEAMARVMGRRVAATHMAIVATGAANAAQDAAGSDTFPSKDRELADAALAALSDLPDQVRSRWATLIDSPAGRRILASRQVLGALARWRWSDGEPAPVDPDDSTPGTRGTSDYGERDIAALAADLAYAALTALQQAGHRDPQDPAARAWWSIATWALVRGWQEELAAAGTSTGSVSDLIEGLRVGLLWRLLVDAVSAGEDRRHQAQAVLQDLAARPVGDR; from the coding sequence ATGGAAGAGTTCTCGCGGCCCACGCAGCCGGACTGGTACAAGGACGCCGTCATCTACCAGGTGCACGTCCGCACCTTCTTCGACGGCAACGACGATGGCATCGGCGACTTCGTCGGCCTGGTCCGGAAACTCGACTACCTGCAGGCGCTCGGGATCAACACGATCTGGATCCTGCCCTTCTACCCGTCGCCGCTGCGCGACGACGGGTACGACATCGCCCATTACCAGGGCGTGCACCCGGCATACGGCACGCTCCGCGACGTGCGGCGGTTCCTGCGGGAGGCACACGCGCGTGGACTGCGGGTGATCACCGAACTGGTGATGAACCACACGTCGGACCAGCATCCCTGGTTCCAGGCCGCGCGGCACGCGCCGCCGGGATCACCGGCACGCGACTTCTACGTCTGGAGTGACACCAACCGCAAGTACGAGGACACGCGCGTCATCTTCACGGACACGGAGACGTCCAACTGGACGTGGGATCCGGCGGCAGGCGCGTTCTACTGGCATCGCTTCTTCCATCACCAGCCCGACCTCAACTTCGAGAACCCGCGGGTGATACGGGCGATGCTGCGCGCGATGAGGTTCTGGCTCGATCTCGGCGTCGATGCCTTCCGGCTCGATGCGATTCCCTACCTGATCGAGCGCGAGGGCACGTCGTGCGAGAGCCTGCCGGAGACGCACGCGATCATCCGGCAGGTCCGCAAGTTCATGGACGCCGAGTATCCCGGACGCGTGCTGCTTGCCGAGGCCAACCAGTGGCCCTCCGACGTCAGCGCCTATTTCGGCTCCGGTGACGAGTGCCACATGGCGTTCCACTTCCCGCTGATGCCCCGTCTCTACATGGGCATCGAGCGCGAGGACCGCGAGCCCATCGTCGAGATCCTGCGACAGACACCCGACATCCCGGCGAGTTGCCAATGGGCGCTGTTCCTGCGCAACCACGACGAACTGACGCTGGAGATGGTGACCCCCGAGGAGCGCGAGTACATGTATGGCGCCTTCGCCGAGGATCCGCGGATGCGCATCAACGTCGGCATCCGCCGCCGGCTCGCGCCCCTGCTCGACGGCGATCGGCGCCGCGTCGAACTGCTCACCGTGCTGCTGCTGTCGCTGCCGGGTACGCCGGTCGTCTACTACGGCGACGAGATCGGCATGGGCGACAACATCTACCTGTCGGACCGCCACGGCGTGCGGACGCCGATGCAGTGGACCGGCGATCGCAATGGCGGCTTCTCGCGCGCGGATCCACAGCGCCTGTGCGCGCCGCCGGTGATGGATCCGGTCTTCGGATTCCAGGCGGTCAACGTCGAGGCACAGGAGCGATCGCCAGCGTCGCTGCTCAACTGGACACGGCGCATGATCGCGATGCGCCAGGCCCACCCGACCTTCGGGCGTGGCGCCATCGAGTTTGTCGAGACCGGCAACCGCAAGGTCCTGGCGTTCCTCCGCACGCATCAGGACGACACGGTCCTGGTGGTCGCCAATCTCTCGGCGCACGTGCAGGCGGCGCAGGTCCAGACACGGCACGATCGCGTGCACGTGGAGATGCTGGGGAGCACACGGATGCCACCCCTCGAGAGAGGCGGGCTGGGGCTGACGCTGGCGCCATACGGCTGGTACTGGCTGCACGTCCTTGACGCGAACGACCCGCGAGTGCAAGGCGAGGCGGTCGCCGATCAGCGGCGCCACGCGATGCCCGACCTGCTGGTGAGCGAGCGCTGGGACACGTTGTTCGACGGACCCGGCCGCGCGATCCTCGAGCGCCGGTACCTGCGCCCGTACCTCGAACGCCAGTCCTGGTATCGCGCGCCCGGCGCGTCCGTGCGCAGCGTGCGGATTGCCAGCCACGCCCTGGCGCGGGGAGGCGCCGATCCGATCGTGCTCGCGGCGGTGGACGTGGAAAGCGACGTGGACACCTATCGCTATGGCCTGGTGCTGACGTTCACCAGCGGTCTGCGAGGCGAGGAGATCCTGGAGCGCCACCCCGATCGCGTACTGGCTCGCATCGCCGGCGCGCGCAGGGGCACGCTGCACGAGGTGATCGAGGCCGACGCCGCCCGCGTGCTGATGCGGATGCTCACCGACGGCACGCGCCTGGCGGGTCGCGACGGCATCTTCGACGCGGCGTCGCAGGGGCCTGCCGTGCTCGCCGACCACGAGCCGTACACGCTGATGCCGACGACGCTCGGGCAGACGGTGATCACGTGTGGCGCGGCCGCCGAACTGAAGATTCGCCGAAGACTCCTGCCGGGCCGATCGCACGAGCAACTGCTGCTCGGCGCGCTGGCGCACAATCTGGACGTCGAACTGCCGATGGCCTACGCGAACCTCGATCTGCTCACGCCCGACAACCGGCGCTGGCCGTTCGTGCTGCTGCGATCCCAGGTGCCATTCACCGATGACGGATGGGATCGGTCGCGCCAGCTGGCCCAGCGATGGATTGCGGAACCGCGAACGATGGCCGACCGGCCGGATCCGTTCGCCTGGCTGCGCGAAGGTCGTGACGCGCCGCGGCTCGACAGCGAGCCGTTGCACGAGGTCGAGGCGATGGCACGGGTGATGGGGCGGCGCGTGGCTGCCACCCACATGGCCATCGTCGCGACGGGTGCGGCAAACGCGGCCCAGGATGCGGCAGGCAGCGACACGTTCCCGTCGAAGGACCGGGAACTGGCCGATGCAGCGCTCGCGGCGCTCTCCGATCTGCCGGACCAGGTCCGCAGCCGGTGGGCGACGTTGATCGACTCGCCCGCGGGGCGCCGGATCCTGGCGTCACGGCAGGTCCTCGGCGCGCTCGCGCGCTGGCGGTGGTCCGACGGCGAGCCGGCCCCGGTGGATCCAGACGACAGCACACCCGGGACACGCGGCACGAGCGACTATGGGGAACGGGACATCGCGGCGCTGGCTGCCGACCTGGCCTACGCCGCCCTCACCGCCCTGCAGCAGGCCGGTCATCGCGATCCCCAGGATCCTGCGGCACGCGCCTGGTGGTCCATCGCCACGTGGGCCCTCGTCCGTGGCTGGCAGGAGGAACTCGCGGCCGCGGGGACGAGTACGGGCTCCGTATCGGACCTGATCGAGGGCCTCCGGGTTGGACTGCTGTGGCGCCTGCTCGTCGATGCCGTCAGCGCTGGCGAGGACAGGCGGCACCAGGCCCAGGCCGTGCTCCAGGATCTCGCCGCACGCCCCGTGGGTGACCGGTGA
- the glgX gene encoding glycogen debranching protein GlgX, translated as MKVWPGSPYPLGATWDGIGVNFALFSEHATGVDLCLFDSPYAGREMHRIALRQRTEQVWHGYLPEVRPGHLYGYRVHGPHDLRAGHRFNPAKLLFDPYAKAVGRNVRWHDSMFGFTIGSPDSRDDRDNAAYAPLAAVVDPAFTWADDRRLKRPWHETVIYELHVRGFTKRHPGIPEDLRGSYLGLASEAAIEHLLKLGVTAVELLPVHHHIDDWHLVKGSLSNYWGYNTLGYFAPDLRYSVSRSAYGAVREFKSMVRALHAAGLEVILDVVYNHTGEGSHMGPTLSLRGIDNVSYYRLSPSDKRYYEDFTGTGNTLNMQSPRVLQLIMDSLRYWVLEMHVDGFRFDLASALARELHAVDKLGSFFDIIHQDPVLSQVKLIAEPWDLGEGGYQVGNFPVGWTEWNGRYRDTVRRFWRGDGGQVSEFATRLAGSSDLYEPTGRLPSASINFVTCHDGFTLADLVSYEQKHNEANGEQNRDGESNNLGMNFGVEGPTADPAIRQARVQQRRNFMATLLLSQGVPMIAGGDEIGRTQNGNNNAYCQDNDLSWFRWDRSDEDRDFLEFTRMLIALRQKHPVLRRQRYFQGRPLRGEGVKDLAWFDPSGVEMSDAMWSAPHVRCLGMRLSGVAMDEVNDRGEPIVDDTLLVLLNAATTPVSFKLPKLSTGLAWTRLFDTGIEHQPVAPAERGKYPVAGLSVVLLRADERTRSTVR; from the coding sequence ATGAAAGTCTGGCCTGGCTCCCCTTACCCGCTCGGTGCCACCTGGGACGGCATCGGCGTCAACTTCGCGCTCTTCTCGGAGCACGCCACCGGCGTCGACCTGTGCCTGTTCGACTCGCCGTACGCGGGCCGCGAGATGCACCGGATTGCGTTGCGGCAACGGACCGAACAGGTGTGGCACGGCTACCTGCCAGAGGTCCGGCCGGGTCACCTGTATGGCTACCGCGTTCACGGCCCGCACGACCTCCGGGCGGGTCATCGTTTCAATCCTGCCAAGCTGCTGTTCGACCCCTATGCCAAGGCAGTCGGGCGCAACGTACGCTGGCACGACAGCATGTTCGGGTTCACGATCGGATCACCCGACAGCCGGGACGATCGTGACAACGCCGCCTACGCCCCGCTTGCGGCGGTCGTCGATCCGGCCTTCACGTGGGCCGACGACCGCCGCCTCAAACGACCCTGGCACGAGACGGTCATCTACGAACTGCACGTGCGCGGCTTCACGAAGCGTCACCCCGGCATTCCCGAGGACCTGCGCGGCAGCTACCTGGGGCTCGCCTCGGAAGCCGCCATCGAACACCTGCTGAAGCTCGGGGTCACCGCCGTCGAGTTGCTGCCCGTCCACCATCACATCGACGACTGGCACCTGGTCAAGGGGAGCCTTTCCAACTACTGGGGGTACAACACCCTCGGCTACTTCGCCCCGGACCTGCGCTATTCGGTCAGCCGGTCCGCCTACGGCGCGGTCCGCGAGTTCAAGTCGATGGTGCGGGCGCTGCACGCGGCGGGACTGGAGGTGATCCTCGACGTGGTCTACAACCACACGGGCGAGGGCAGTCACATGGGGCCGACGCTGTCGCTGCGCGGCATCGACAACGTGTCGTACTACCGGCTCTCGCCGTCCGACAAGCGCTACTACGAGGACTTCACCGGCACCGGCAACACGTTGAACATGCAGAGCCCGCGTGTCCTGCAGCTGATCATGGACAGCCTGCGGTACTGGGTGCTCGAGATGCATGTCGACGGCTTCCGCTTCGACCTGGCGAGCGCGCTCGCGCGCGAGCTGCACGCGGTGGACAAGCTCGGCTCCTTCTTCGACATCATCCATCAGGACCCGGTGCTGTCACAGGTGAAGCTGATTGCGGAACCGTGGGATCTCGGCGAGGGCGGCTACCAGGTCGGCAACTTCCCGGTCGGCTGGACCGAGTGGAACGGCCGCTATCGCGATACGGTGCGCCGCTTCTGGCGCGGTGACGGTGGCCAGGTGTCCGAGTTCGCGACGCGGCTCGCCGGCAGCAGTGACCTGTACGAGCCCACCGGCCGGCTGCCGAGCGCGAGCATCAACTTCGTCACCTGTCACGATGGCTTCACGCTCGCCGACCTGGTCAGCTACGAACAGAAACACAACGAGGCCAACGGCGAGCAGAACCGCGACGGCGAGTCCAACAACCTCGGCATGAACTTCGGCGTCGAGGGCCCGACCGCGGATCCGGCGATTCGCCAGGCGCGGGTGCAGCAGCGCCGCAACTTCATGGCCACGCTCCTGCTGTCGCAGGGCGTACCGATGATCGCCGGCGGCGACGAGATCGGCCGGACGCAGAACGGCAACAACAACGCGTACTGCCAGGACAACGACCTCAGCTGGTTTCGTTGGGACCGTTCGGACGAGGATCGCGATTTCCTCGAGTTCACGCGGATGTTGATTGCGCTGCGGCAAAAGCACCCGGTGCTGCGCCGGCAGCGGTATTTCCAGGGCCGGCCCTTGCGCGGCGAGGGCGTGAAGGACCTGGCGTGGTTCGACCCATCCGGCGTCGAGATGTCCGACGCGATGTGGTCCGCGCCGCATGTCCGCTGCCTGGGAATGCGGCTGAGCGGCGTGGCCATGGACGAGGTGAACGACCGCGGCGAGCCGATCGTCGACGACACGTTGCTGGTCCTGCTCAACGCGGCGACCACACCTGTGTCGTTCAAGCTGCCGAAACTCAGCACCGGACTGGCCTGGACGCGCCTCTTCGATACCGGCATCGAGCATCAGCCCGTGGCCCCGGCCGAGCGTGGCAAGTACCCGGTGGCCGGGCTCTCAGTGGTGCTGCTGCGCGCGGATGAGCGAACGCGCTCCACTGTCCGGTAA